In Caldalkalibacillus salinus, the genomic window ATATGGGGTATTTTCCTTGGTTCGGAACAGTCTTCTTAATGTTGTTATTTGGATTTTTGATTTACAACATGATTTGGTGGCGAAGAAATAGATCGTGTCACAGTGGCGGTGCTTACAATGCATTAGATATGCTTGAAAAAAGGTATGTTAATGGAGAGATTGACGAAGCACAATTTAAAATCATGAAAGAAAACTTAAGAAAGTAAAAGGGATGACACCGCATTCGCATTTTATGTGCGGTGTCTCTATTAAAATGAATGTTTATACGCTAATTAAAAGTGTGAGTGTCAATTATCTCATTATTTTACTATTGGTAAGTTATATAGTTTTAATGATTGTGAATCATGATGGTCAATCTACACCATTCATTAGAAGCATGATCGTGACAGTCTATGTCTTGTTCTGTTTAGTAGGATTTGTTATGCAAATGTTTTAACAGTCAGGATAAAGACTCCTAAAAAGGAAATCATGCCCCCTCATGTCCAAAGACATTGTGGGGCTCGTTTTATTGCATGTTAAGTTAATCATGATTGAGCGTTCGTTAAAGTCTCTTCTGGTGCTTCAGTTCTTTTTATGAACAACGTAAGAATAAAGGCCGCAAGAGCAAAGACTAAGGCAACCTGGAAAGAGGTTTGCACACCGGCAGTCATCGCCTCAGCTTGCAAATTTCCGCCAGCTGAGGAATCAACATTCTCTAGGTACCTTGCTGAACCCGCCGTCATGATGCTGATGAATAAGGCAATTCCGATAGCCCCACCAACCTGCTGTAAGGTATTTAAAATGGCTGTACCATGAGCGTAATACCGTTTGGGCAGTTGGTTGAGTCCATTTGTTTGTGCTGGCATCATGATGAGAGAGACCGATATCATTAACAATGAGTGTAGCACAATAAAGGTGATTAAGGTTGTTGATGTCGTCACCTGTGTAAATAGCCAAAGGACAATAGATAGAATGGCTGACCCCGGTATAATCAACATTCTCGGACCAAATTTATCAAAAAGTTTGCCTGCTACGGGTGACATGAGACCGTTTAATACCCCGCCTGGCAATAGAGCTAAGCCCGCGACAAAAGCACTTAAAACCAGTCCACTTTGTAAAAACATCGGCAGGATGATCATCGTTGAAAACATGGACATCATGACGATGATTAATAGAACGGCTGTCAGAGAAAACATAGGGGACTTGAAGGCCCTGACATCGAGCATGGGTTCTTCAAGTTTTAACTGACGCATAACGAATAGCAATAATGATATAAAGCCGATGCTTATCGTGAGGTATACTTCTGGGCTGGAAAAGCCAGCATGCCCTTCTCCGGCACTACTAAACCCGTAAACGATCCCACCAAACCCAAGGGTTGAAAATACAATGGACAAAATATCCACCTTTGGCTTTGTTAGCGTTGATACATTTTTCAAGAACACAGCGGAAAAAGCGATAGAAAATAAGGCAAAAGGAATCACGATAAAAAATAGCCAACGCCAACTAAGGGCTTCAACAATAAGACCGGATAATGTTGGTCCTATAGCTGGTGCGAACATGATGACAAGGCCCACCATACCCATTGCACCTCCGCGTTTTTCTGGAGGATAGATGTGTAGGATGGTATTCATCATGACGGGGATGAGTAATCCTGTTCCGCTCGCTTGAACGAGTCGACCAATGAGTAACACAGGGAAGGCAGGTGCTACCCCACTGATGATCGTCCCAACAGTAAATAATGTCATCGCACCTATGAATAATTGTCTAGTCGTAAACCACCCGCTCAAGAGGGCTGTAATAGGTACTAAAATACCAACAACGAGCATAAAACCAGTCGTTAACCATTGAATCGTATTAGCGGTGACGCCAAACTCTGTGCTTAACTCGGTTAAGGCCACATTTAGTAACGTTTCATTGAGAATAGCGAAGAACCCACCGATGATGAGAGAAATCATGATCGGGGCTCGCTTCACGTTCACAGACACTGGCGCCTGTGAATGAACTTCAACTTGTTCTTCATTCATGGGGAATCACTCCTTTATTAAAAATAGACCAGTCTATATAATTAATAATCAAAGAGAAAGGTTTAACATCACGATAATATTTACGCTATTTATTTAATAATAGCGGGATCTGTTTCGAGATCACTTCAAATGGCTGTCTCGTGTTGTTTGTGGTTGATAAGGTCACACCGCCCTCAATCAACATCATAATCACAAGGCTCATATCTGCTGCTTTGTCCTCACTCACACCACAATCGATTAGTTTTTGTTTAAATACTGCTTGCCATTCCGTGTAAGTTTGATCACAAACGTTTTTTAACTTATCACTCATCTCAGAGGTTTCTAAGGCAAGTAAACCGATAGGAGCACCGTCATCTCCCTCTTTGGGACAGTGATTGACATATTTTTGAAACTCAATAAAAAAAGTTTGTATAGCCTCCACAGGATCAGAGTAGGGCTCTAAAAAAGCTTTTATATACTCGCGCACCTTGTCTTTAGTCATGCTTACGGATTCAACAGCAAGCTCTTCTTTACCACTTGGGAAATAATAGTAGAGAGAGCCTTTAGGTGCCCCACTTTCCTTAATGATTTGATTCAACCCTGTGGCATGATACCCTTGCCGTCTAAAAAGATGGGCGGACGTTTTTAAAATTTTATCCCGCGTGTTGTCCTGATCTGACATGCTTCATCCCCTCCATTATAGCAACCGGTCTATA contains:
- a CDS encoding MDR family MFS transporter, with the protein product MNEEQVEVHSQAPVSVNVKRAPIMISLIIGGFFAILNETLLNVALTELSTEFGVTANTIQWLTTGFMLVVGILVPITALLSGWFTTRQLFIGAMTLFTVGTIISGVAPAFPVLLIGRLVQASGTGLLIPVMMNTILHIYPPEKRGGAMGMVGLVIMFAPAIGPTLSGLIVEALSWRWLFFIVIPFALFSIAFSAVFLKNVSTLTKPKVDILSIVFSTLGFGGIVYGFSSAGEGHAGFSSPEVYLTISIGFISLLLFVMRQLKLEEPMLDVRAFKSPMFSLTAVLLIIVMMSMFSTMIILPMFLQSGLVLSAFVAGLALLPGGVLNGLMSPVAGKLFDKFGPRMLIIPGSAILSIVLWLFTQVTTSTTLITFIVLHSLLMISVSLIMMPAQTNGLNQLPKRYYAHGTAILNTLQQVGGAIGIALFISIMTAGSARYLENVDSSAGGNLQAEAMTAGVQTSFQVALVFALAAFILTLFIKRTEAPEETLTNAQS
- a CDS encoding TetR/AcrR family transcriptional regulator; translation: MSDQDNTRDKILKTSAHLFRRQGYHATGLNQIIKESGAPKGSLYYYFPSGKEELAVESVSMTKDKVREYIKAFLEPYSDPVEAIQTFFIEFQKYVNHCPKEGDDGAPIGLLALETSEMSDKLKNVCDQTYTEWQAVFKQKLIDCGVSEDKAADMSLVIMMLIEGGVTLSTTNNTRQPFEVISKQIPLLLNK